Proteins encoded together in one Oceanobacillus iheyensis HTE831 window:
- a CDS encoding VWA domain-containing protein, with product MKSGTLKQILLLTDGCSNRGEDPSAVASLASQQGITVNVIGILEDDQTESPDGLQEVEDIALSGGGVSQIVYSENLSQTVQMVTRQAMTQTLQGFVNKELRQILGDQQSMEDLDPEKRGEIMEVVEDLGETSDLEVVVLVDTSASMRDKLQTVKEALMDLSISLNSRVGRNRFCIYSFPGKRKDIDLILDWSPKLDSISSVFPKLSSGGITPTGPAIRAAMYQFSKKNLLRGMRHEDEYGIEESGY from the coding sequence TTGAAAAGCGGTACACTTAAACAAATTTTATTATTAACAGATGGATGCTCGAATAGAGGTGAAGATCCATCAGCTGTAGCATCTTTAGCTAGTCAACAAGGCATCACGGTAAATGTTATTGGTATTTTAGAAGATGATCAAACAGAAAGTCCGGACGGTCTTCAGGAGGTAGAAGATATAGCACTTTCTGGAGGTGGCGTTAGTCAAATTGTCTATAGTGAAAATCTATCGCAAACGGTTCAGATGGTAACACGCCAAGCAATGACTCAGACGTTACAAGGTTTTGTTAATAAAGAACTTCGCCAAATACTAGGTGATCAACAATCCATGGAAGATTTAGACCCTGAGAAACGTGGAGAAATTATGGAAGTTGTAGAAGATCTTGGTGAAACAAGTGATTTAGAAGTAGTCGTTTTGGTAGATACAAGTGCAAGTATGCGAGATAAGTTACAGACCGTAAAAGAGGCATTAATGGATCTCTCTATTAGTTTGAATTCACGAGTTGGCAGAAACCGATTTTGTATATACAGTTTTCCTGGAAAACGGAAAGATATTGATCTAATCCTAGATTGGTCACCAAAGTTAGATTCTATATCAAGTGTATTCCCTAAGTTATCAAGTGGAGGGATTACACCAACTGGTCCTGCTATTCGTGCAGCAATGTATCAGTTTAGTAAGAAAAACTTGCTAAGGGGTATGAGGCATGAAGATGAATACGGCATCGAAGAATCCGGTTATTAA
- a CDS encoding serine/threonine protein kinase, with amino-acid sequence MKMNTASKNPVINLRPQQQIRGKWHHKNYTVIRKLGAGAIGSVYLCDYLGKPVALKISEKGSSMTVEVNVLKSLEKVQGYRLGPSLLDVDDWMSTNGRIYSFYVMEYIRGESLSSFVRAKGKAWIGVFMLQLLEDLEKLHESGWVFGDLKTDNLMVSSNPPRVRWVDVGGTTKVGRSIKEYTEFYDRGYWGMGTRKAEPSYDLFALTMVFLNIYYPRRFDRVKDSSEKLLMKKLDQVSDLVPYRPLLQKALRGKYSTSTAMKKDLMSLMQQKQKRKHYHQRTKKNPNYLLAESISIGCIATVYYLLSLLL; translated from the coding sequence ATGAAGATGAATACGGCATCGAAGAATCCGGTTATTAATTTACGACCACAACAACAAATAAGAGGTAAGTGGCATCACAAAAATTACACCGTGATTCGCAAACTTGGAGCAGGTGCAATCGGGAGCGTATATCTATGTGACTATCTTGGAAAACCAGTAGCTTTGAAAATAAGTGAAAAAGGTTCTTCGATGACAGTAGAAGTTAATGTATTAAAGTCATTGGAAAAGGTCCAAGGATATCGCCTTGGGCCTTCTTTATTGGACGTAGACGATTGGATGTCGACTAACGGACGAATCTATTCATTCTATGTAATGGAATATATTAGAGGAGAATCTCTAAGTAGTTTTGTTCGTGCGAAAGGAAAAGCGTGGATTGGTGTATTTATGTTACAGTTGCTCGAAGACTTAGAGAAATTACATGAATCTGGCTGGGTGTTTGGTGATTTGAAAACGGATAATCTAATGGTATCTTCTAACCCCCCTCGCGTACGCTGGGTAGATGTCGGTGGTACGACAAAGGTAGGAAGGTCCATAAAAGAATATACAGAGTTTTATGATCGGGGATATTGGGGTATGGGTACTAGAAAGGCAGAGCCAAGCTACGATCTTTTTGCATTAACAATGGTATTTTTAAATATATATTATCCACGACGTTTTGACCGGGTAAAAGATTCTTCTGAAAAATTGTTAATGAAAAAACTTGATCAAGTGAGCGACTTAGTTCCTTATCGTCCATTGCTGCAAAAGGCACTTCGGGGGAAATATTCAACCAGCACGGCAATGAAAAAGGATCTTATGTCGTTAATGCAACAGAAACAAAAACGAAAACACTATCATCAACGAACTAAGAAAAATCCAAATTATTTACTTGCTGAGTCAATAAGCATAGGTTGTATCGCAACAGTGTATTATCTGCTGTCTCTACTTTTATAG
- the tilS gene encoding tRNA lysidine(34) synthetase TilS, which yields MKQSILSFIQKHQLLKEGAKIIVGVSGGSDSMALLHFLKNLQEQWEIEVIALTINHQLRGEDSTADQKFVEQWCFHSDIRCIAHQVDVGEYQRQYRVSEELAARRLRYEIYEAEMRKQGADYLALGHHGDDQVETLFMRLTRVATSNAFEGIPVKRSFASGQLIRPFLCVNKQLILNYVKENEVPFREDQTNKDNKYTRNYYRNEIIPLLTKNNERLFITAQRLSETLREDENYLAKEANRMVEEVIIWDENFSKISFSNQAFIERPHALQRRAYHLILNYLYDTLPKDLSYIHEEKFFALIERQEGNTYIDFPLSLRVENSYGKIQLYFPNRHPRHSVFHLPLQVPDQVELPDGARITSEWIDATLDKNSRNNIIIPIDSVALPLHIRTRKPGDRMTWDGLKGTKKLKDIWIDAKIPTNERDTWPIVTDDNNTIIWLVGLKKAFGSNQFCQSGEKIKLSYHKGNI from the coding sequence ATGAAACAATCTATTCTTTCCTTTATTCAAAAACATCAATTACTAAAAGAAGGTGCAAAAATTATCGTTGGTGTATCTGGTGGATCGGATTCAATGGCGTTACTGCATTTTCTTAAAAATTTGCAAGAGCAATGGGAAATAGAGGTTATTGCGTTAACCATTAATCATCAGCTACGTGGTGAAGATTCAACAGCCGATCAGAAGTTTGTAGAACAATGGTGCTTTCATTCGGATATAAGATGTATTGCTCATCAAGTTGATGTTGGTGAATATCAGCGCCAATACCGGGTAAGTGAAGAGCTTGCTGCCCGTAGATTGAGATATGAAATTTATGAAGCAGAGATGAGGAAACAAGGTGCTGACTATCTTGCATTAGGCCATCATGGTGATGACCAAGTAGAGACCTTGTTTATGCGGTTAACACGTGTAGCTACTTCTAATGCTTTTGAAGGTATTCCGGTAAAGCGTTCCTTTGCAAGTGGTCAACTTATTCGTCCATTTCTCTGTGTAAACAAACAGCTAATTCTAAACTATGTAAAAGAAAATGAAGTTCCTTTTCGGGAAGATCAAACGAATAAAGATAATAAATATACAAGGAATTATTATCGTAATGAAATTATTCCACTGCTCACCAAAAATAACGAGCGGTTATTTATAACAGCGCAACGTTTAAGTGAAACGTTAAGGGAAGATGAAAACTATTTAGCCAAAGAAGCAAATAGAATGGTTGAAGAGGTTATCATTTGGGATGAAAATTTCAGTAAAATAAGTTTCTCCAACCAAGCATTTATCGAACGCCCCCACGCTTTACAAAGACGTGCCTATCATCTAATATTAAACTATCTGTATGATACATTACCTAAGGATTTATCTTATATTCATGAAGAGAAATTTTTTGCATTAATTGAACGACAAGAGGGTAATACTTATATAGATTTCCCTTTATCATTACGTGTAGAAAATTCGTATGGCAAAATTCAACTATATTTTCCAAATCGACATCCTCGTCATTCTGTATTTCACTTACCGTTGCAAGTCCCTGATCAAGTGGAATTGCCTGATGGTGCTCGGATTACTTCTGAGTGGATTGATGCTACACTAGATAAAAATAGCCGCAATAATATTATTATTCCAATTGATTCTGTAGCGTTGCCATTACATATACGAACGCGAAAACCAGGTGATCGAATGACGTGGGACGGCTTAAAAGGAACGAAAAAACTAAAAGATATTTGGATTGACGCAAAAATCCCAACAAATGAAAGGGATACATGGCCTATTGTTACAGATGATAATAATACGATTATTTGGTTGGTAGGGCTCAAAAAAGCGTTTGGTTCGAATCAATTTTGTCAAAGTGGAGAAAAGATAAAACTTAGCTATCATAAAGGGAATATTTAG
- the hpt gene encoding hypoxanthine phosphoribosyltransferase, which produces MLQDNIHGDIQDILITEEQIQEKCKELGSIISKEYDGKFPLAIGVLKGAMPFMSDILRYSEIHLEMDFMDVSSYDGGTTSTGEVKILKDLNTKVEGRDLIIVEDIIDSGLTLSYLVDLFKYRKANSIKIVTLLDKPSGRNAAIKADVVGFEVPDEFVVGYGLDYAEKYRNLPYIGILKPEVYGG; this is translated from the coding sequence ATGCTTCAAGACAACATACACGGCGATATTCAAGACATTTTAATAACAGAGGAACAAATTCAGGAGAAATGTAAAGAACTCGGATCAATAATTTCGAAAGAATATGATGGTAAGTTTCCGCTTGCTATCGGAGTACTAAAAGGTGCTATGCCTTTTATGTCAGATATTCTTCGATACTCAGAGATTCATTTAGAAATGGATTTTATGGACGTTTCTAGTTATGATGGCGGGACAACTTCAACTGGTGAAGTGAAAATCTTAAAAGATTTAAATACAAAAGTTGAAGGTCGAGATTTAATAATAGTTGAAGACATAATAGATAGCGGTTTAACGTTAAGCTACTTAGTAGACTTGTTTAAATACCGTAAAGCAAATTCCATAAAGATAGTGACGTTATTAGATAAACCATCTGGAAGAAATGCAGCGATAAAAGCAGATGTGGTAGGATTTGAAGTTCCAGATGAATTTGTAGTTGGTTATGGTCTAGATTACGCTGAAAAATATCGGAATTTACCATATATCGGTATACTTAAACCGGAAGTATATGGTGGATAA
- the ftsH gene encoding ATP-dependent zinc metalloprotease FtsH: MSQVFRNALFWLLIFFVIIGVIGVINNQGEEREQYDVEQFISALNNGEIEELVFQPSHGIIRLTGTLTDGETEFVAQVPDNNDLVSQITDTAREQSQLTVMEEEQPSPWLTFLTGIIPFLLIGLFFLFILSQAQGGGGGGRVMNFGKSKAKMYSEDKKKVRFKDVAGADEEKQELVEVVEFLKDPRKFSQVGARIPKGVLLVGPPGTGKTLLARAVAGEAGTPFFSISGSDFVEMFVGVGASRVRDLFENAKKNAPCIIFIDEIDAVGRQRGAGLGGGHDEREQTLNQLLVEMDGFGANEGIIIIAATNRADILDPALLRPGRFDRQIMVDRPDVKGREAVLGVHAQNKPLDANVDLKTIAMRTPGFSGADLENLLNEAALIAARDDRKKLNQLDIDEAIDRVIAGPAKKSRVISQKERNIVAYHESGHTVIGMVLDDADVVHKVTIVPRGQAGGYAVMLPREDRYFMTKPELFDKITGLLGGRVAEEIIFGEVSTGASNDFQRATNIAHKMITEYGMSDKIGPLQFSSGGGGNVFLGRDIQNEQTYSDAIAHEIDKEMQSFINYCYDRAKTILTENKDQLELIAKTLLEVETLDAKQIKSLFEEGILPEPEEETDELKVNINSKEDEDKKGISYEEAKQKLDDEEKSEREEIDSENTSSDETQDDTSEDQNPKN; this comes from the coding sequence ATGAGTCAGGTATTTCGTAATGCCTTATTCTGGTTACTCATATTCTTTGTAATCATTGGAGTTATTGGAGTAATCAACAATCAAGGTGAAGAAAGAGAACAGTATGATGTAGAGCAATTTATAAGTGCTTTAAATAATGGCGAAATCGAAGAACTCGTTTTTCAGCCATCACATGGAATTATTCGTCTAACAGGGACACTAACTGATGGAGAAACAGAATTTGTTGCTCAGGTTCCTGATAATAATGACCTCGTGTCACAAATTACTGATACTGCTAGAGAACAAAGCCAATTAACCGTTATGGAAGAAGAACAGCCAAGTCCATGGCTTACATTCCTAACTGGAATTATTCCGTTCTTATTAATCGGTTTATTCTTCTTATTTATACTTAGTCAGGCACAAGGAGGCGGCGGTGGCGGCCGTGTAATGAACTTCGGTAAGAGTAAAGCAAAAATGTACTCTGAAGATAAGAAAAAGGTTCGCTTTAAAGATGTCGCTGGTGCAGATGAAGAAAAACAAGAGCTTGTTGAAGTAGTTGAATTCTTAAAAGACCCACGCAAATTCTCGCAAGTAGGAGCCCGTATACCTAAAGGGGTACTTCTAGTTGGACCTCCTGGTACAGGTAAAACGTTACTTGCTCGTGCCGTTGCTGGAGAAGCTGGAACACCGTTCTTCTCTATTAGTGGTTCGGACTTTGTGGAAATGTTTGTAGGTGTCGGTGCTTCTCGTGTACGTGACCTATTTGAAAACGCGAAAAAGAATGCTCCATGTATTATCTTTATTGATGAAATTGATGCTGTAGGGCGTCAACGTGGTGCAGGGCTTGGTGGCGGTCACGATGAACGTGAACAAACACTTAACCAATTACTAGTTGAAATGGACGGGTTTGGAGCAAATGAAGGTATTATTATTATTGCCGCTACAAACCGTGCGGATATATTAGACCCTGCATTATTACGTCCGGGTCGTTTCGATAGACAAATAATGGTTGATCGTCCTGATGTGAAAGGTCGTGAAGCTGTACTAGGTGTACACGCTCAAAACAAACCATTAGATGCAAATGTAGATTTAAAAACAATCGCAATGCGTACTCCAGGTTTCTCTGGTGCAGATTTAGAGAACTTACTTAACGAAGCGGCGTTAATTGCTGCGCGTGATGATCGCAAGAAACTTAACCAGTTAGATATTGATGAAGCAATTGACCGGGTTATTGCTGGACCGGCTAAGAAGAGCCGTGTTATTTCTCAAAAAGAGAGAAATATTGTTGCATATCATGAGAGTGGTCATACGGTTATAGGTATGGTTCTGGATGATGCGGATGTCGTGCATAAAGTTACGATTGTTCCACGTGGTCAAGCCGGCGGTTATGCTGTAATGCTACCTCGTGAAGATCGATATTTCATGACAAAACCAGAACTCTTTGACAAGATTACTGGGCTACTTGGTGGCCGAGTAGCAGAAGAAATTATCTTTGGAGAAGTAAGTACGGGAGCATCTAATGACTTCCAGCGTGCTACAAATATCGCTCATAAGATGATTACAGAGTATGGTATGAGTGACAAGATCGGGCCATTGCAATTTAGCAGTGGTGGTGGAGGAAACGTCTTCTTAGGACGTGATATCCAAAATGAACAGACATACTCTGATGCAATAGCACACGAAATTGATAAAGAAATGCAGTCATTTATCAATTACTGCTATGATCGTGCGAAAACCATTCTTACAGAAAACAAAGATCAATTAGAATTGATTGCGAAGACCTTGTTAGAGGTAGAAACGTTAGATGCAAAACAAATTAAATCTTTATTTGAAGAAGGAATATTACCAGAGCCTGAAGAAGAAACAGATGAGTTGAAGGTAAATATTAATTCTAAAGAAGATGAAGATAAAAAAGGGATTTCTTATGAAGAAGCGAAACAAAAGCTTGATGATGAAGAAAAATCGGAACGAGAAGAAATAGATTCTGAAAATACTTCCAGCGATGAAACTCAGGACGATACTTCAGAGGATCAAAACCCTAAAAATTAA
- the ltrA gene encoding group II intron reverse transcriptase/maturase: MLMNQILSRDNLILALKRVERNKGSHGIDEMSVKFLLRHLYDNWDSLRENLRKGTYTPSPVRRVEIPKPSGGVRMLGIPTVTDRFIQQAIAQVLHTIFDPTFSEHSYGFRPNRRGHDAVRKARGLIKEGYRWVIDMDLEKFFDKVNHDKLMGVLAKRIKDKELLRLIRKYLQSGVMINGIVVSSEEGTPQGGPLSPLLSNIILDDLDKELEERGLRFVRYADDCNIYVRTKKAGNRVMNSITTFIEEKLRLKVNKEKSAVDRPWKRKFLGFSFTNGKNPKIRIAKESIMRLKQKIREITSRSKPFPMEIRIEKLNKYLMGWCGYYALAETPSKFEEFDKWIRRRLRMCMWKQWKLPRTKVRKLISLGVPDHKAYEWGNTRKNYWRISKSPILSRTLGNSYWSRLGLKSLYQRYEFIRNT, from the coding sequence ATGTTGATGAACCAAATTCTGTCACGGGACAATCTCATTCTCGCACTAAAGCGAGTCGAACGAAATAAAGGAAGTCATGGCATAGATGAAATGTCCGTAAAATTCCTACTAAGACATCTCTATGATAACTGGGATTCCCTTCGGGAGAACTTGAGGAAAGGAACCTATACACCTTCTCCTGTCCGCCGTGTCGAAATCCCGAAACCAAGCGGAGGAGTTCGGATGTTAGGTATTCCAACCGTGACGGATCGTTTCATTCAACAGGCTATTGCCCAAGTGCTTCATACAATTTTTGACCCCACCTTCTCAGAACATAGCTATGGATTCAGGCCCAACCGTCGAGGACATGACGCTGTGAGGAAGGCAAGGGGGCTTATTAAAGAAGGATACAGATGGGTAATTGATATGGACCTAGAGAAATTCTTTGATAAGGTGAACCATGATAAGCTCATGGGTGTTTTAGCGAAGCGCATCAAGGATAAGGAATTGCTTCGGCTTATTCGGAAATACCTACAATCTGGCGTCATGATAAATGGGATAGTAGTTAGCTCCGAAGAAGGCACTCCGCAAGGCGGGCCGTTGAGCCCTCTTCTTTCTAACATTATATTAGATGATTTAGATAAGGAGCTGGAGGAGCGTGGGCTACGTTTCGTTCGTTATGCGGATGACTGCAACATCTATGTGAGAACAAAGAAAGCTGGGAATCGTGTAATGAATTCCATTACTACATTTATTGAAGAGAAACTTCGCTTGAAAGTAAATAAAGAGAAATCAGCAGTGGACCGGCCTTGGAAACGTAAGTTTCTTGGTTTTAGTTTCACCAATGGAAAGAATCCAAAAATTAGAATCGCAAAAGAAAGTATTATGCGTCTAAAACAGAAAATCAGGGAAATAACTTCACGTTCCAAGCCATTTCCTATGGAAATAAGAATTGAGAAATTAAACAAATACCTGATGGGTTGGTGCGGGTATTACGCTTTAGCGGAGACCCCTTCAAAGTTTGAGGAGTTCGATAAGTGGATAAGAAGAAGATTGCGCATGTGTATGTGGAAACAATGGAAGCTTCCACGGACAAAAGTCCGAAAGCTGATTAGCTTGGGTGTTCCTGACCACAAAGCATACGAATGGGGAAACACCAGAAAGAATTATTGGCGTATCTCCAAGAGTCCAATCTTAAGCAGAACCCTAGGCAACTCCTATTGGAGTAGACTAGGGCTCAAAAGTCTGTATCAAAGGTATGAATTTATTCGTAATACTTAA
- a CDS encoding type III pantothenate kinase: protein MLFVLDVGNTNTVLGVFDQGELTHHWRIKTDRYKTEDEFGMLIHSLFQHKKLSFEDIKGVIISSVVPPILFALEKMSRDYFHLDAVVIGKTSYQTFLNMNYPNPQEIGADRIVNAVAATEEYGSPLIIIDFGTATTYCYIDEDTAYAGGIITPGINISMEALYSNASKLPKIEIQKPETVIGSTTVDAMTSGVFYGYIGQVDGLVKRIKDEKGTNPTVIATGGLAKLIAHESASIDIVEPYLTLKGLHLIYQKNN from the coding sequence ATGCTATTTGTACTTGATGTAGGAAATACTAACACAGTTTTAGGTGTCTTTGACCAAGGTGAATTAACTCATCATTGGCGAATTAAAACCGATCGTTATAAAACAGAAGATGAATTTGGCATGCTTATTCATTCTCTTTTTCAACATAAAAAATTATCATTTGAAGATATTAAAGGTGTGATTATATCTTCGGTTGTTCCACCTATATTATTTGCTTTAGAGAAAATGAGTAGAGATTATTTTCATTTAGATGCCGTAGTAATTGGAAAAACTTCTTATCAAACTTTTTTAAACATGAATTACCCTAATCCTCAAGAAATTGGTGCAGATAGAATTGTTAATGCTGTGGCAGCTACGGAAGAATACGGCTCACCACTAATTATCATTGATTTTGGAACAGCAACTACGTATTGCTATATCGACGAGGATACTGCATATGCTGGAGGGATCATTACACCGGGGATTAATATATCAATGGAAGCACTATATAGTAATGCATCAAAATTACCAAAAATTGAAATTCAAAAACCGGAAACAGTGATTGGTTCTACAACAGTAGACGCCATGACTTCTGGGGTGTTCTATGGATATATTGGACAAGTAGATGGTTTGGTAAAGAGAATCAAAGATGAAAAAGGGACAAATCCAACTGTGATTGCAACAGGCGGACTTGCAAAATTAATTGCGCATGAATCTGCAAGCATTGATATCGTAGAGCCTTATTTGACGTTAAAAGGATTGCATTTGATTTACCAAAAAAATAATTAG
- the hslO gene encoding Hsp33 family molecular chaperone HslO: MKDYLIKATANNGKIRAYAVQSTNTIEEARRRQDTFATASAALGRTITITAMMGAMLKGDDSITTKVMGNGPLGAIVADADADGHVRGYVTNPHVDFDLNDKGKLDVARAVGTEGNISVIKDLGLKDFFTGETPIVSGEISEDFTYYYATSEQLPSAVGAGVLVNPDHTILAAGGFIVQVMPGAEEEVINELEDQIQAIPAISSLIREGKSPEEILTQLFGEECLTIHEKMPIEFRCKCSKDRLAQAIIGLGNDEIQAMIEEDQGAEATCHFCNEKYHFTEEELEDLKQ, encoded by the coding sequence ATGAAGGATTACTTAATTAAAGCGACAGCAAATAATGGGAAAATTAGAGCGTATGCCGTTCAATCCACAAACACTATAGAAGAAGCGAGAAGAAGACAGGATACGTTTGCAACTGCATCTGCTGCACTTGGCAGAACGATAACAATCACGGCAATGATGGGAGCTATGCTAAAAGGTGATGACTCTATTACAACGAAAGTAATGGGTAATGGTCCACTTGGAGCTATTGTTGCTGATGCTGATGCTGATGGACATGTTCGTGGATATGTTACGAATCCACATGTTGATTTCGATTTAAATGATAAAGGTAAATTAGATGTTGCGCGAGCAGTAGGTACAGAAGGAAATATTAGTGTTATTAAAGATTTAGGATTAAAGGATTTTTTCACAGGGGAAACACCGATTGTTTCTGGGGAGATTAGTGAAGACTTCACCTATTACTATGCTACTTCAGAACAATTGCCATCAGCTGTTGGTGCAGGGGTTTTGGTAAATCCAGATCATACTATTTTAGCTGCAGGAGGTTTTATCGTTCAAGTAATGCCTGGTGCAGAAGAAGAAGTAATTAATGAATTAGAAGATCAAATTCAAGCCATTCCTGCAATATCTTCGTTAATTCGTGAAGGAAAATCTCCGGAAGAAATTCTAACCCAACTATTTGGCGAAGAGTGTTTAACCATACATGAAAAAATGCCAATTGAGTTTCGTTGTAAGTGCTCCAAAGATCGTCTTGCCCAAGCAATTATCGGATTAGGAAATGATGAAATACAGGCGATGATTGAAGAAGACCAAGGTGCAGAGGCAACTTGTCATTTTTGTAATGAAAAGTATCATTTTACTGAGGAAGAATTAGAAGACCTTAAACAGTAG
- a CDS encoding peptidylprolyl isomerase — translation MSKKLLLGIVVVLLITNIATLLFVGDSNDSEVVSDGKGEKEINRNEAVATVAGEEISYDEWMTGLRNMQGQKHLKQMIDKEVVNTLAEQEGIEVSEKIIDREVSFLYTMQGILTEDDAVEEEERWREEIKYRYQLEQLLTKNIEIPEEELRSYYDTYGNQYDFSSSVKLSHILVEDMETAEQVYQELEDGASFRLLAREYSIDDETRQNGGYMGSIYTSSQFLLDSYETQAANMENHTYSEPFQAENGVAIMYLHRKLPAIKFTYDEVQPYVHSEVAMHEEGLTLEADQLWEEVDIEWIYENE, via the coding sequence ATGTCAAAAAAATTGTTGCTCGGAATCGTTGTGGTACTGCTGATTACGAATATTGCAACTCTATTGTTTGTGGGAGATAGCAATGACTCAGAAGTAGTGTCGGACGGTAAAGGGGAAAAAGAGATCAATCGTAATGAAGCAGTAGCAACAGTAGCTGGCGAAGAAATATCTTATGATGAATGGATGACAGGCTTAAGAAATATGCAAGGGCAAAAACATTTAAAACAGATGATTGATAAGGAAGTCGTTAATACGCTAGCAGAGCAAGAGGGTATTGAAGTAAGTGAAAAAATCATCGACAGAGAAGTTTCTTTCTTATATACCATGCAAGGGATTTTAACAGAAGATGATGCTGTTGAAGAAGAAGAAAGATGGAGAGAAGAAATAAAATACCGTTATCAGTTGGAACAGTTACTAACTAAAAATATTGAGATCCCTGAAGAGGAATTAAGGTCATATTATGATACATATGGTAATCAATATGATTTTTCATCTTCTGTTAAGCTCTCGCATATCTTAGTGGAAGATATGGAAACGGCTGAACAGGTATACCAAGAATTAGAAGATGGTGCTTCTTTTAGATTATTAGCTAGAGAATATAGCATTGACGATGAGACAAGACAAAATGGTGGATACATGGGAAGTATCTACACATCAAGTCAATTCTTGTTGGATAGTTACGAAACACAGGCAGCAAATATGGAAAATCACACATATAGTGAACCTTTTCAAGCGGAAAATGGTGTAGCGATTATGTATTTGCATCGTAAACTTCCGGCGATTAAATTTACCTACGACGAAGTACAACCGTATGTCCATAGTGAAGTTGCCATGCATGAAGAAGGACTGACGTTAGAAGCTGACCAATTATGGGAAGAAGTAGATATAGAGTGGATTTACGAAAATGAATAA